The following coding sequences lie in one Anaerolineales bacterium genomic window:
- a CDS encoding winged helix DNA-binding domain-containing protein, translating to MPRPLAISERTLGAYRRRTFRTGRGQRLRTPQEAVQFVRERGFVHFWPIQGVDLPSLWTAVAGDRPVAEFHDDPGHVTWGWKDSLLGARKWHYAKLLRGKATLVSLPTLPHFYALSDRLGDLDDYVLAYESGRISREARLVADGLLRHGAQHTLQLRAASHLDAASSKSRFEKALVELQRGLWILPIGVAQAGSWNYAFIYEMVDRWYPGLLDQARPLSLEQARAHLARRLLDSVGIATPLAFQRLFRWTPAAVQQALDDLRQARAGLPLDDGRWASRRLLRAT from the coding sequence ATGCCCCGGCCGCTGGCGATCTCTGAGCGTACCCTAGGCGCCTACCGACGACGCACCTTCCGCACGGGTCGTGGCCAGCGCCTGCGCACCCCCCAAGAGGCTGTGCAGTTTGTGCGTGAGCGCGGCTTCGTACACTTCTGGCCGATCCAGGGCGTCGATCTGCCAAGCTTGTGGACCGCCGTCGCCGGCGACCGGCCGGTGGCCGAGTTTCACGATGACCCTGGCCACGTCACCTGGGGCTGGAAGGACTCGCTGCTGGGCGCCCGCAAGTGGCACTACGCCAAGCTCCTGCGCGGCAAGGCTACCCTCGTCAGCCTGCCCACCCTGCCCCACTTCTACGCCCTGTCCGACCGGCTGGGCGACCTGGATGATTATGTCCTGGCCTACGAATCCGGCCGCATCTCGCGCGAGGCCAGGCTTGTCGCCGATGGGCTGCTACGTCACGGGGCGCAGCACACCCTTCAGCTGCGCGCCGCCTCGCACCTGGATGCGGCCAGCTCGAAATCGCGCTTCGAGAAGGCGCTGGTCGAGCTGCAACGCGGGCTGTGGATCTTGCCCATCGGCGTGGCGCAGGCCGGCAGCTGGAACTACGCCTTCATCTACGAGATGGTCGACCGCTGGTATCCGGGGCTCCTCGACCAGGCTCGCCCGCTGTCCCTCGAGCAGGCCCGGGCCCATCTGGCGCGGCGGCTGCTCGACTCGGTCGGCATCGCAACCCCGCTCGCGTTCCAGCGGCTGTTCCGCTGGACGCCGGCCGCCGTGCAGCAGGCGCTGGACGATCTGCGACAGGCCCGGGCCGGGCTGCCACTGGACGATGGGCGCTGGGCCAGCCGGCGCCTGCTTCGGGCGACCTGA